A window of the Ferviditalea candida genome harbors these coding sequences:
- a CDS encoding alpha/beta fold hydrolase — MNTDVSYSLETIDVRGLRVRLYRAGKGEPLLWLHGANGGGWNPFLQQLSSRYEVLAPEHPGFGQSDLPDWFDSIEDMAFHYRDFLDTLGYERVTICGSSLGGWIGLQLALIQAHRVKKLIVSDVAGVHIPGRDSIDPFTLTVPQLTERCFYDTSRLPKTPQLSEMPVEMIRNRAMFARLTWERGCDPKLLHRLGGLSVPVLIVWGRQDELVPLSSGEKLKKAIPDSELFVIDECGHLPYVEKPEDFLNRIASFI, encoded by the coding sequence ATGAACACGGATGTTTCTTACTCGCTGGAAACAATCGATGTCAGAGGTTTGCGTGTGCGTCTTTACCGCGCAGGAAAAGGAGAACCGCTCCTATGGCTGCATGGCGCAAACGGAGGCGGATGGAATCCGTTTTTGCAGCAATTATCGTCCCGTTACGAGGTTCTGGCGCCTGAACATCCCGGATTCGGCCAATCCGATTTGCCTGATTGGTTTGACAGCATTGAGGATATGGCTTTTCATTACAGAGACTTTCTCGATACCCTCGGTTATGAAAGGGTTACCATCTGCGGGAGCTCGCTCGGAGGCTGGATCGGACTCCAATTGGCTTTAATCCAAGCGCATCGTGTGAAGAAGCTGATCGTTTCCGATGTGGCCGGTGTGCACATACCCGGCAGGGATAGTATTGATCCTTTTACCTTGACCGTCCCTCAATTGACGGAGCGATGTTTTTACGATACATCCAGGCTGCCGAAGACGCCTCAATTAAGCGAGATGCCTGTAGAAATGATTAGAAACAGGGCCATGTTCGCCCGTTTGACGTGGGAAAGAGGCTGCGACCCCAAACTGCTGCATCGCTTGGGGGGACTGTCTGTACCCGTACTTATCGTATGGGGAAGGCAAGACGAGCTTGTTCCACTGTCCAGCGGGGAAAAGCTGAAGAAGGCAATTCCGGATTCCGAGCTATTTGTAATCGATGAATGCGGCCA